Proteins encoded together in one Schumannella luteola window:
- a CDS encoding adenylate/guanylate cyclase domain-containing protein — protein sequence MTDANDRADPTAPQGATSAGSAADPLAGVAAGAARSAPGEARLPLGTRRGRTRRGVSIQSKLLIMLLLTSLLSTIVVGAIGYASATGALKKAALDQLVGIRGARAAEITRTMENIRTTAVLASGNDSAVAASEAFNAGFAELQQQTASDAETSAVSDFYADTFVPALEKSAGEQFSDTAFAPTDPAGVYLQSKYTAPLALDYDKALATSDAGDGSAWSAANAEYNSFFASLVDRIGFEDALLLDTDGDVVYSAYLGADLGTNVRTGPYRDSALAKAYDAVLATNSVDATRFTDFERYVPSLNSPTAWALSPIGDRDGRVTGVLALQIPVETINDVMTGDEGWAKQGLGETGEVYLAGDDRTMRSNSRELIQRPKDYAKDAIAGGTPSATAKQVVAAKSTILLQPLRNASVTSALQGRTGTNEAPSYVGGQSLAAYAPLQIEGLNWVIVARITTAEAYSSAAEFTRNLVLSTAAIALLVSLLSLLLAQIFLRPLRRLQTAVQRVSAGELGVQVDTGSRDEVADLGVAFNDMSRSLEIKAELLDAERAEYDRLLHTVMPETVAKRYRQGDETIAEDHQDVSVIFADIVGFDDFSRGMQSAESLALLNDIVRGFDEAAARLGVERVRTTRLEGYLASCGLIVPRVDNARRVVEFAIEMQNVLDRLGAQHGATLTLRAGVDSGTVTSGLIGRSSVVYDMWGDAVSLAHRVQDAAEGPGIFVTQRVADQLPDTIPLTESAGFGDERVFKVDRAAADREARRG from the coding sequence ATGACGGACGCGAACGACCGAGCAGACCCGACCGCGCCGCAGGGCGCCACGAGCGCGGGCTCGGCGGCCGATCCGCTCGCCGGAGTCGCAGCCGGAGCCGCGAGGTCCGCGCCCGGCGAGGCTCGACTGCCGCTCGGCACCCGCCGCGGGCGCACCCGCCGCGGCGTCAGCATCCAGTCGAAGCTGCTCATCATGCTGCTGCTCACGAGTCTGCTCTCGACGATCGTCGTCGGAGCAATCGGCTACGCCAGCGCGACCGGCGCGCTGAAGAAGGCCGCGCTCGACCAGCTCGTCGGCATCCGCGGGGCGCGGGCCGCCGAGATCACCCGCACGATGGAGAACATCCGCACGACAGCGGTCCTCGCCTCGGGCAACGACAGCGCGGTCGCCGCGTCGGAGGCCTTCAACGCGGGCTTCGCCGAGCTGCAGCAGCAGACGGCGAGCGACGCCGAGACGTCAGCGGTCAGCGACTTCTACGCCGACACCTTCGTGCCGGCTTTGGAGAAGAGCGCGGGCGAGCAGTTCAGCGACACCGCCTTCGCGCCCACCGATCCGGCCGGCGTCTACCTGCAGTCGAAGTACACGGCCCCGCTCGCCCTCGACTACGACAAGGCGCTCGCGACGTCGGATGCGGGTGACGGCAGCGCCTGGTCCGCGGCCAACGCCGAGTACAACTCCTTCTTCGCGAGCCTCGTCGACCGCATCGGCTTCGAGGATGCGCTGCTGCTCGACACCGACGGCGACGTCGTCTACTCGGCCTACCTGGGTGCCGATCTCGGAACGAATGTGCGCACCGGGCCCTACCGCGACTCCGCCCTCGCGAAGGCCTACGACGCGGTGCTCGCGACCAACAGCGTCGATGCGACCCGCTTCACCGACTTCGAGCGCTACGTTCCGTCGCTGAACAGCCCGACCGCCTGGGCGCTCTCGCCGATCGGCGACCGCGACGGCCGGGTGACGGGCGTGCTCGCCCTGCAGATCCCGGTCGAGACGATCAACGACGTCATGACCGGCGACGAGGGATGGGCGAAGCAGGGACTCGGTGAGACCGGCGAGGTGTACCTGGCCGGTGACGACCGCACGATGCGCTCCAACTCGCGCGAGCTGATCCAGCGCCCGAAGGACTACGCGAAGGACGCGATCGCGGGCGGCACGCCGTCCGCGACCGCGAAGCAGGTCGTGGCGGCGAAGAGCACGATCCTGCTGCAGCCGCTGCGCAACGCCTCCGTCACGAGCGCGCTGCAGGGGAGGACCGGCACGAACGAGGCGCCGAGCTACGTGGGCGGGCAGTCGCTCGCGGCCTATGCGCCGCTGCAGATCGAGGGGCTCAACTGGGTCATCGTGGCGCGCATCACGACCGCCGAGGCCTACTCCTCGGCGGCGGAGTTCACCCGCAACCTCGTGCTCTCGACGGCGGCGATCGCGCTGCTGGTGAGCCTGCTCTCGCTGCTGCTGGCGCAGATCTTCCTGCGCCCGCTGCGGCGACTGCAGACGGCGGTGCAGCGGGTGAGCGCCGGCGAGCTGGGCGTGCAGGTCGACACCGGATCCCGCGACGAGGTCGCGGATCTCGGGGTCGCCTTCAACGACATGAGCCGCAGCCTCGAGATCAAGGCCGAGCTGCTGGATGCCGAGCGGGCCGAATACGACCGCCTGCTGCACACGGTCATGCCCGAGACGGTGGCGAAGCGCTACCGGCAGGGCGACGAGACCATCGCCGAAGACCACCAGGACGTGTCGGTGATCTTCGCCGACATCGTCGGCTTCGACGACTTCAGTCGCGGAATGCAGTCGGCCGAGAGCCTGGCGCTGCTCAACGACATCGTGCGCGGTTTCGACGAGGCGGCCGCCCGGCTCGGGGTCGAGCGGGTGCGCACGACGCGACTCGAGGGCTACCTCGCGAGCTGCGGGCTCATCGTGCCGCGCGTCGACAACGCGCGCCGCGTGGTCGAGTTCGCGATCGAGATGCAGAACGTGCTCGACCGGCTCGGCGCGCAGCACGGCGCGACGCTGACCCTGCGGGCCGGCGTCGACTCCGGCACGGTCACGAGCGGCCTGATCGGCCGCTCCAGCGTCGTCTACGACATGTGGGGCGATGCGGTCAGCCTCGCCCACCGGGTGCAGGATGCGGCCGAGGGGCCGGGTATCTTCGTCACCCAGCGCGTCGCCGACCAGCTGCCTGACACCATCCCGCTCACCGAGTCGGCGGGCTTCGGCGACGAGCGGGTGTTCAAGGTGGATCGCGCCGCGGCCGACCGGGAGGCCCGCCGTGGTTGA
- the dnaJ gene encoding molecular chaperone DnaJ — MATTDHYDVLGVARDASPEDIKKAYRRLARELHPDVNPSEDAAERFKSVTHAYDVLSDPQQRQRYDLGDSAGFGSGSFNGGFGDIFETFFNAAQRQSGPRSRTERGQDALLRIEVDLDEVVFGTARDLEIDTAVRCPTCDGACAAPGTHIQTCDICRGSGQIQRSVRSLLGNVMTSSPCGTCRGYGTVIPSPCVTCAGQGRVRAKRTVGVDVPAGVDTGMRIHLPGEGEAGQAGGPNGDLYLEVKVGHHDVFSRTNDDLLATVEVQMTDAVLGTKVTLASLDGDVDLEIKPGTQSAEVLTVKDRGITHLRGGGRGDLKVGVQVITPVRLNSKEKAIFEQFAQSRPPIKPEFATFQQGLFAKLRDRFLNF, encoded by the coding sequence GTGGCCACGACCGACCACTACGACGTGCTGGGTGTCGCACGCGACGCCTCGCCCGAGGACATCAAGAAGGCGTACCGCCGGCTCGCGCGCGAGCTGCACCCGGACGTCAACCCCAGCGAGGACGCGGCCGAGCGCTTCAAGTCGGTGACGCACGCCTACGACGTGCTCAGCGACCCGCAGCAGCGCCAGCGCTACGACCTGGGCGACTCGGCGGGCTTCGGCTCGGGGTCGTTCAACGGCGGCTTCGGCGACATCTTCGAGACCTTCTTCAACGCCGCCCAGCGCCAGAGCGGCCCCCGCTCGCGCACGGAGCGCGGGCAGGATGCGCTGCTGCGCATCGAGGTCGACCTCGACGAGGTCGTCTTCGGCACCGCCCGCGACCTCGAGATCGACACCGCGGTGCGCTGCCCCACCTGCGACGGCGCGTGCGCCGCCCCGGGCACGCACATCCAGACCTGCGACATCTGCCGCGGCTCCGGCCAGATCCAGCGCTCGGTGCGCTCGCTGCTCGGCAACGTCATGACCTCGAGCCCCTGCGGCACCTGCCGCGGCTACGGCACCGTCATCCCCTCGCCCTGCGTCACCTGCGCGGGCCAGGGGCGCGTCCGGGCCAAGCGCACGGTCGGCGTCGACGTGCCGGCCGGCGTCGACACGGGCATGCGCATCCACCTGCCCGGCGAGGGCGAGGCCGGCCAGGCCGGCGGCCCGAACGGCGACCTGTACCTCGAGGTCAAGGTCGGCCACCACGACGTCTTCAGCCGCACGAACGACGACCTGCTCGCGACGGTCGAGGTGCAGATGACGGATGCGGTGCTCGGCACCAAGGTCACGCTCGCCTCGCTCGACGGCGACGTCGACCTCGAGATCAAGCCGGGCACGCAGAGCGCCGAGGTTCTGACGGTCAAGGACCGCGGCATCACCCACCTGCGTGGCGGCGGTCGCGGCGACCTCAAGGTCGGCGTGCAGGTCATCACCCCGGTGCGCCTCAACTCGAAGGAGAAGGCGATCTTCGAGCAGTTCGCGCAGAGCCGCCCGCCGATCAAGCCCGAGTTCGCCACCTTCCAGCAGGGGCTGTTCGCGAAGCTGCGCGACCGCTTCCTCAACTTCTGA
- the hrcA gene encoding heat-inducible transcriptional repressor HrcA — protein MVSERSLAVLRAIVQDYVESREPVGSKSIVERHAFGVSAATIRNDMAQLEDEELIAAPHTSSGRVPTDKGYRVFVDQLTDLRPLSPAQRHAIEAFLGQADDLDDVLARTVRMLSQLTNQVALAQYPLFGSSRVRHVEIVALAPSRLMSVLITDSGRVDQSLIELADAAEQSAAEEPYLAELRARLNAELIGVTLSEAPGVLARLLEGIPAPRRALADRIAARLARQLADSRQDRLVMAGTANLARTEGDFTGSIFPVLEAIEEQVTLLKLFGEMEIDEAGVAVRIGRENAGTGLEETSVVSSGYSAGGSLAHVGLLGPTRMDYSNNMAAVRAVARYLSRLLGED, from the coding sequence GTGGTCTCGGAACGCTCCCTCGCGGTGCTGCGCGCGATCGTGCAGGACTACGTCGAATCACGCGAGCCGGTCGGCTCGAAGTCGATCGTCGAGCGGCATGCCTTCGGCGTCTCGGCGGCGACGATCCGCAACGACATGGCGCAGCTCGAAGACGAGGAGCTGATCGCGGCCCCGCACACCTCCTCGGGCCGCGTGCCCACCGACAAGGGCTACCGCGTCTTCGTCGACCAGCTCACCGACCTGCGCCCGCTCAGCCCGGCGCAGCGGCACGCGATCGAGGCCTTCCTCGGCCAGGCCGACGACCTCGACGACGTGCTCGCGCGCACCGTGCGGATGCTGTCTCAGCTCACGAACCAGGTCGCGCTCGCGCAGTATCCCCTCTTTGGCTCGTCACGCGTGCGGCACGTCGAGATCGTGGCGCTCGCGCCGAGCCGTCTGATGTCGGTGCTCATCACCGACTCCGGCCGCGTCGACCAGAGCCTGATCGAGCTCGCGGATGCCGCTGAGCAGTCCGCCGCCGAGGAGCCCTACCTCGCCGAGCTGCGGGCGCGACTCAACGCCGAGCTGATCGGCGTGACCCTGAGCGAGGCGCCCGGCGTGCTCGCGCGACTGCTGGAGGGCATCCCCGCCCCGCGTCGCGCACTGGCCGACCGGATCGCGGCGCGGCTCGCCCGTCAGCTGGCCGACAGCCGCCAGGACCGCCTGGTCATGGCCGGCACCGCCAACCTCGCCCGCACCGAGGGCGACTTCACCGGCAGCATCTTCCCGGTGCTCGAGGCGATCGAGGAGCAGGTCACGCTGCTCAAGCTGTTCGGTGAGATGGAGATCGACGAGGCGGGGGTCGCGGTGCGCATCGGGCGCGAGAACGCGGGAACCGGCCTCGAGGAGACGAGCGTCGTCTCGAGCGGCTACAGCGCCGGCGGAAGCCTCGCGCACGTGGGCCTGCTCGGACCGACGCGCATGGATTACTCGAACAACATGGCGGCGGTGCGCGCGGTGGCGCGCTACCTGTCGCGACTGCTCGGAGAGGACTGA
- a CDS encoding DUF1990 family protein, with translation MSRRAPIWERAVSYAAVGATRAADLMEYPPTGYRPLERRALIGHGPARWEHAWTETLTWGIQQRSGFRVEVVETPAELDRMGYTPVGFDDDGAPIAPAVVDSSGERIYAADGRPLLRPGDTAWLGIPFGPLRLRFPARVVYVVDEPNRRGFAYGTLPGHAERGEEAFIVERSDDGSVWVSIRAFSRPGGFFWWLVNPVLRLTQGFYTARYLRALATPLAADTAPDAVVPQPAEAAGAAAEASGDSAPAATRDPA, from the coding sequence ATGTCGAGACGCGCGCCGATCTGGGAGCGCGCCGTCAGCTACGCGGCCGTCGGCGCCACGCGCGCGGCCGATCTGATGGAATATCCGCCGACCGGATACCGTCCGCTCGAGCGCCGCGCCCTCATCGGCCACGGCCCGGCGCGCTGGGAGCACGCCTGGACCGAGACGCTGACCTGGGGCATCCAGCAGCGCTCCGGATTCCGTGTCGAGGTCGTCGAGACGCCCGCCGAGCTGGACCGCATGGGCTACACCCCGGTGGGCTTCGACGACGACGGCGCCCCGATCGCACCCGCCGTGGTCGACAGCTCCGGTGAGCGGATCTACGCCGCCGATGGCCGCCCGCTGCTGCGCCCCGGCGACACCGCCTGGCTCGGCATCCCCTTCGGCCCGCTTCGACTGCGCTTCCCGGCGCGCGTCGTCTACGTCGTCGACGAGCCGAACCGCCGCGGCTTCGCCTACGGCACCCTGCCCGGGCACGCCGAGCGCGGCGAGGAGGCCTTCATCGTCGAGCGCAGCGACGACGGCTCGGTGTGGGTGTCGATCCGCGCGTTCTCGCGGCCCGGCGGCTTCTTCTGGTGGCTCGTGAACCCGGTGCTGCGCCTGACCCAGGGTTTCTACACCGCCCGCTACCTGCGTGCGCTCGCGACGCCGCTCGCCGCCGACACCGCGCCGGATGCGGTCGTGCCGCAGCCGGCCGAGGCCGCCGGAGCCGCCGCCGAGGCGTCCGGCGACTCCGCGCCCGCCGCGACGCGAGATCCCGCCTGA
- a CDS encoding DUF4870 domain-containing protein, with the protein MTDPNNPQQPGQPQYGAPQQPQQPQYGAPQQQPAYGAPQQPQQPQYGAPQGGYGQPGAQPQYGAPQPAPAQPLSPAEDKQWASFAHLGGILGFLPSLLIWLILKERGPLVAQEGKEALNFQITIVFAAIAAGILNIIFGVVGATTGVPIGFVGSLLSLAVWVCSLIFSIIGFTRVNGGGAYRYPFAIRIIK; encoded by the coding sequence ATGACGGACCCCAACAACCCCCAGCAGCCCGGTCAGCCGCAGTACGGCGCACCCCAGCAGCCGCAGCAGCCCCAGTACGGCGCCCCGCAGCAGCAGCCCGCCTACGGCGCGCCGCAGCAGCCCCAGCAGCCCCAGTACGGCGCCCCGCAGGGCGGCTACGGCCAGCCCGGCGCGCAGCCGCAGTACGGCGCCCCGCAGCCGGCGCCGGCGCAGCCGCTCAGCCCCGCCGAAGACAAGCAGTGGGCGTCGTTCGCCCACCTCGGCGGCATCCTCGGCTTCCTGCCGTCGCTGCTCATCTGGCTCATCCTCAAGGAGCGCGGCCCGCTCGTCGCCCAGGAGGGCAAGGAGGCGCTGAACTTCCAGATCACGATCGTCTTCGCCGCGATCGCCGCCGGGATCTTGAACATCATCTTCGGCGTCGTCGGCGCCACCACGGGTGTGCCGATCGGCTTCGTCGGAAGCCTGCTCTCGCTCGCGGTGTGGGTCTGCAGCCTGATCTTCTCGATCATCGGCTTCACCCGCGTCAACGGCGGCGGGGCCTACCGCTACCCCTTCGCGATCCGCATCATCAAGTAA
- a CDS encoding DUF4870 domain-containing protein: protein MSDGQPTPPADTPQPEGTPGVTPPPPAGATPPPPPGATPPPPPNYGATPPPPPGAPGAYPQQGYPAAPGVQPMNPTDEKTWSILLHLGPIIVSFLVPLIGYLVLKDRGPFIRHNAVQALNFTLTMLIGYVASYLLMLVLIGFITLPIVWVLSIVFAIIAAVKTNKGEYYTYPFSIKFVK, encoded by the coding sequence ATGAGCGACGGTCAGCCCACCCCTCCCGCCGACACCCCGCAGCCCGAAGGCACGCCGGGCGTCACCCCGCCTCCGCCCGCCGGCGCGACTCCGCCGCCCCCGCCGGGCGCGACCCCGCCCCCGCCGCCGAACTACGGCGCGACTCCCCCGCCGCCGCCCGGCGCACCTGGCGCCTACCCGCAGCAGGGCTACCCCGCCGCACCCGGAGTGCAGCCGATGAACCCGACCGACGAGAAGACCTGGTCGATCCTGCTGCACCTCGGCCCGATCATCGTGAGCTTCCTGGTGCCGCTCATCGGCTACCTCGTGCTCAAGGACCGCGGCCCGTTCATCCGCCACAACGCCGTGCAGGCCCTGAACTTCACGCTGACGATGCTGATCGGCTACGTGGCGTCGTATCTGCTGATGCTCGTGCTCATCGGCTTCATCACGCTGCCGATCGTGTGGGTGCTCAGCATCGTCTTCGCGATCATCGCCGCGGTGAAGACCAACAAGGGCGAGTACTACACGTACCCGTTCTCCATCAAGTTCGTGAAGTAA
- the hemW gene encoding radical SAM family heme chaperone HemW translates to MPSILPEGDPAPADGTLPASAAVGSAERDLGVYVHVPFCTVRCGYCDFNTYTASEIRGVKQSDYAGQALDEIRFAGGVLDRAGVGARPVSTVFFGGGTPTLLPVGDLAAMLHGIRDTWGFAPGAEITTEANPDSVDAADLAALAEAGFTRVSFGMQSAVPEVLATLERTHDPARVPQVVRWAREAGLEVSLDVIYGSPGETADQWTRTLDAVLAEEPGHISAYALIVEQGTKLARQIKRGEVPEPSDDAQADFYDMADAAFTGAGYDWYEVSNFSRGAERRSRHNLAYWTSQDWWGIGPGAHSHVGGVRWWNVKHPAAYAGRIAEGISPAHARETLDDETRRVERVLLETRVVDGLPTGVLDADGRRAVAGLIAEGLVDGRAAVTGRIVLTRPGRLLADAVVRRLLAD, encoded by the coding sequence ATGCCGAGCATCCTCCCGGAGGGCGACCCGGCTCCGGCCGACGGAACGCTCCCGGCGTCCGCCGCCGTGGGCTCCGCCGAGCGCGACCTGGGCGTCTACGTGCACGTGCCGTTCTGCACGGTGCGCTGCGGCTACTGCGACTTCAACACCTACACGGCGAGCGAGATCCGCGGCGTCAAGCAGTCGGACTACGCCGGTCAGGCGCTCGACGAGATCCGCTTCGCCGGTGGCGTGCTCGACCGCGCCGGCGTCGGCGCTCGGCCGGTGTCGACCGTGTTCTTCGGCGGCGGCACCCCGACCCTGCTGCCGGTCGGCGACCTCGCGGCGATGCTGCACGGCATCCGCGACACCTGGGGCTTCGCCCCGGGCGCCGAGATCACGACCGAGGCGAACCCCGACTCGGTGGATGCGGCCGACCTGGCGGCGCTCGCCGAGGCCGGCTTCACCCGGGTGAGCTTCGGCATGCAGTCGGCCGTGCCCGAGGTGCTCGCGACGCTCGAGCGCACGCACGACCCCGCGCGGGTGCCCCAGGTCGTGCGCTGGGCGCGGGAGGCCGGTCTCGAGGTCAGCCTCGACGTCATCTACGGCTCACCCGGCGAGACCGCGGACCAGTGGACGCGCACGCTCGACGCCGTGCTCGCCGAGGAGCCCGGTCACATCTCCGCCTACGCGCTCATCGTCGAGCAGGGCACGAAGCTCGCCCGCCAGATCAAGCGCGGCGAGGTGCCCGAGCCCTCCGACGACGCCCAGGCCGACTTCTACGACATGGCGGACGCGGCCTTCACCGGAGCGGGCTACGACTGGTACGAGGTCAGCAACTTCTCGCGCGGCGCCGAGCGGCGCTCACGCCACAACCTCGCGTACTGGACGAGCCAGGACTGGTGGGGCATCGGGCCCGGCGCGCACAGCCATGTCGGCGGGGTGCGCTGGTGGAACGTCAAGCACCCGGCGGCCTACGCGGGCCGCATCGCCGAGGGCATCTCGCCGGCGCACGCCCGCGAGACGCTGGATGACGAGACGCGTCGCGTCGAGCGGGTGCTGCTCGAGACGCGGGTCGTCGACGGGCTGCCGACCGGGGTGCTCGACGCCGACGGCCGCCGCGCGGTCGCGGGGCTCATCGCCGAGGGCCTGGTCGATGGTCGGGCCGCCGTCACCGGCCGGATCGTGCTGACCCGGCCGGGACGACTGCTCGCGGATGCGGTGGTGCGTCGCCTGCTCGCCGACTGA
- a CDS encoding mechanosensitive ion channel domain-containing protein, whose translation MVDLIGQPWFWPSLAVVVGLPILLLVLTELHSVIARRHPQAAKVVRLVRNFLVPLAALLILISQVQLGEKDLTWTRVAATFFGFALLLVVLNGVNVALFTRARPESWRARMPSIFIDIFRLVLILVGLGVLFAWVWGADVGGLFTALGVSTVVIGLALQNAVGPVVSGLFLLFEQPFRLGDWLDTGGVRGRVVEVNWRAVHIDTGNGIHIVPNGTLAGASFDNLSKAPGAFVVSITLPFSTDDPPHEVLDLLRRVADDLPVLAADHRPSAYPLGGAKYGVDIPVASPAIEAEATAQFHTVLWYAARRANLHLDNDLTDDYNTPERRLALFKSVASSLRLTQDEAEAFADRVLLQRFGAGEKLQHAGDPSPALRVIAVGTVALTSPVDGGGDIPLGRLTRGEMIGIGALTNEINPSDATAVDDVTVLSLPIAELEQLVRRRPQLARDLGTIFDQRKASARVAIDDSAARQGRALTQLGDVTR comes from the coding sequence GTGGTTGACCTCATCGGGCAGCCCTGGTTCTGGCCGTCGCTCGCGGTCGTCGTCGGGCTGCCGATCCTGCTGCTCGTGCTGACCGAGCTGCACTCGGTCATCGCGCGGCGTCACCCGCAGGCGGCGAAGGTGGTGCGCCTGGTGCGCAACTTCCTCGTGCCGCTGGCGGCCCTGCTCATCCTCATCAGCCAGGTGCAGCTCGGCGAGAAGGACCTGACCTGGACGCGCGTCGCCGCCACCTTCTTCGGCTTCGCGCTGCTGCTGGTCGTGCTCAACGGCGTCAACGTCGCGCTGTTCACGCGGGCGCGCCCGGAGAGCTGGCGGGCGCGGATGCCGTCGATCTTCATCGACATCTTCCGTCTCGTGCTCATCCTCGTCGGCCTCGGCGTGCTCTTCGCCTGGGTCTGGGGCGCGGATGTCGGCGGCCTGTTCACGGCGCTCGGCGTCAGCACGGTCGTCATCGGCCTCGCCCTGCAGAACGCCGTCGGCCCGGTCGTCTCCGGTCTGTTCCTGCTGTTCGAGCAGCCGTTCCGGCTGGGGGACTGGCTCGACACGGGCGGCGTGCGCGGCCGCGTCGTCGAGGTCAACTGGCGGGCCGTGCACATCGACACCGGCAACGGCATCCACATCGTGCCCAACGGCACGCTCGCCGGGGCCTCGTTCGACAACCTCAGCAAGGCGCCGGGCGCCTTCGTCGTCTCGATCACGCTGCCGTTCTCGACCGACGACCCGCCGCACGAGGTCCTCGATCTGCTGCGTCGCGTCGCCGACGACCTGCCGGTGCTCGCCGCCGACCACAGGCCGAGCGCGTACCCGCTCGGCGGGGCGAAGTACGGGGTCGACATCCCCGTCGCCTCGCCCGCGATCGAGGCCGAGGCGACCGCGCAGTTCCACACCGTGCTCTGGTACGCCGCGCGCCGGGCGAACCTGCACCTCGACAACGACCTGACCGACGACTACAACACCCCCGAGCGCCGACTCGCCCTCTTCAAGTCGGTGGCCTCGAGCCTGCGCCTCACCCAGGACGAGGCCGAGGCCTTCGCCGACCGGGTGCTGCTGCAGCGCTTCGGCGCGGGCGAGAAGCTGCAGCACGCCGGCGACCCCTCGCCGGCGCTGCGGGTCATCGCGGTCGGCACGGTCGCGCTGACCTCGCCGGTCGACGGAGGCGGGGACATCCCGCTCGGGCGCCTCACACGGGGCGAGATGATCGGCATCGGCGCCCTGACGAACGAGATCAACCCCTCCGACGCGACCGCGGTCGACGACGTCACCGTGCTGTCGCTTCCGATCGCCGAGCTCGAGCAGCTCGTGCGCCGACGCCCGCAGCTCGCCCGCGATCTCGGCACGATCTTCGACCAGCGCAAGGCGAGCGCCCGCGTCGCGATCGACGACTCCGCCGCGCGACAGGGCCGGGCGCTCACGCAGCTCGGCGACGTCACGCGCTGA
- a CDS encoding 16S rRNA (uracil(1498)-N(3))-methyltransferase: protein MAWLYLNPELTAAQAVVGARVAIRGEEAAHAVKVARTRVGERVSIGNGDGVIVTGAVVSAEPGELVLEVDEVRDEPDPQPQLWLAQALAKGGRDEMAVQAATELGVAGIVPWSAERSVTRWDATKAAKGRARWESIAREAAKQSIRTRVPEVTAPQSTAELARGDGLLLVLDPGGAVPISQVELPSAGRVTFVVGPEGGISPRELALLADAGAVGVRLGPEVLRTSTAGPAAIAVLAARLGRW, encoded by the coding sequence ATGGCGTGGCTCTACCTCAACCCGGAGCTGACGGCGGCGCAGGCGGTCGTGGGTGCGCGCGTCGCGATCCGTGGCGAGGAAGCGGCGCACGCCGTCAAGGTCGCCCGCACCCGGGTGGGCGAGCGCGTGTCGATCGGCAACGGCGACGGCGTGATCGTGACTGGCGCGGTCGTGAGCGCCGAGCCGGGCGAGCTGGTGCTCGAGGTCGACGAGGTGCGCGACGAGCCCGATCCGCAGCCGCAACTCTGGCTCGCGCAGGCGCTCGCGAAGGGCGGCCGCGACGAGATGGCCGTGCAGGCGGCGACCGAGCTCGGCGTCGCCGGGATCGTGCCCTGGTCGGCCGAGCGCTCGGTGACCCGGTGGGATGCGACGAAGGCCGCGAAAGGCCGCGCCCGCTGGGAGTCGATCGCCCGCGAGGCGGCCAAGCAGAGCATCCGCACCCGCGTGCCCGAGGTGACGGCGCCGCAGTCGACCGCCGAGCTGGCGCGGGGCGACGGCCTGCTGCTCGTGCTCGACCCGGGCGGGGCGGTGCCGATCTCGCAGGTCGAACTGCCCTCCGCGGGGCGCGTGACCTTCGTGGTCGGACCCGAGGGCGGCATCTCGCCGCGCGAGCTGGCGCTGCTGGCCGACGCCGGCGCCGTCGGCGTGCGGCTGGGGCCGGAGGTGCTGCGCACCTCGACGGCGGGGCCGGCGGCCATCGCGGTGCTCGCCGCACGACTGGGGCGCTGGTGA
- a CDS encoding MmcQ/YjbR family DNA-binding protein → MSGGEGVGATDAAPAARLRALALAMPGAEESVRFGHLVWKPRSGGSGFVWIRPFTKADVKREGPPPPGTIVAFRVADEDAKRELLAADDAVFTIQHFEGFPAVLAVLETLDDDRLGELVIEAWLATAPQAEVRAWLDAHPELDGDAH, encoded by the coding sequence ATGAGCGGCGGCGAGGGGGTCGGGGCGACGGATGCGGCACCCGCCGCGCGGCTGCGGGCGCTCGCGCTCGCGATGCCCGGCGCCGAGGAGAGTGTGCGCTTCGGCCATCTGGTCTGGAAGCCGCGCTCGGGCGGGAGCGGCTTCGTCTGGATCCGGCCGTTCACGAAGGCCGATGTGAAGCGCGAGGGGCCGCCGCCGCCCGGAACGATCGTGGCGTTCCGCGTCGCCGACGAGGACGCCAAGCGCGAGCTGCTCGCCGCCGACGACGCCGTGTTCACCATCCAGCATTTCGAGGGCTTCCCCGCCGTGCTGGCGGTGCTCGAGACGCTCGACGACGACCGGCTCGGCGAGCTCGTGATCGAGGCGTGGCTCGCGACCGCGCCGCAGGCCGAGGTGCGGGCGTGGCTCGACGCACACCCGGAGCTCGACGGCGATGCGCACTGA